In Brachypodium distachyon strain Bd21 chromosome 2, Brachypodium_distachyon_v3.0, whole genome shotgun sequence, one genomic interval encodes:
- the LOC100836632 gene encoding rapid alkalinization factor, with product MARLVAFFTVVVVLVACLCAAASLPYAMAGSGAMNLHPSSRGLKSCDGTLGDCVADNDESETSSPLNAVVRRSLARKPTARYISYGALKADQVPCNKRGQSYYTNCASMKQANPYQRGCSAITRCARNMN from the coding sequence ATGGCTCGCCTCGTCGCGTTTTTCACGGTGGTCGTGGTCTTGGTGGCGTGCCTGTGCGCGGCGGCATCGCTGCCTTACGCCatggccggcagcggcgcgatgAACCTGCACCCTTCCTCAAGGGGGCTCAAGTCCTGCGACGGCACGCTGGGGGACTGCGTGGCCGACAACGACGAGTCCGAGACGAGTTCCCCGCTGAACGCCGTGGTGCGGCGGTCGCTGGCGAGGAAGCCGACGGCGCGGTACATCAGCTACGGGGCGCTCAAGGCCGACCAGGTCCCCTGCAACAAGCGCGGGCAGTCCTACTACACCAACTGCGCGTCCATGAAGCAGGCCAACCCTTACCAGCGCGGGTGCTCCGCCATCACCCGATGCGCGCGCAACATGAACTGA
- the LOC104583208 gene encoding uncharacterized protein LOC104583208 gives MTARKLEHYFQQHSIVVVSEAPLANILNNPEATGRVAQWGIEFLPRNITYERRKAIKSQVLPVFIAEWTKMQTPSPPDLSSAWTMYFDGSKQAEGAGARVILISPKGERMRYVFQIHFRNASNNEVEYEALLHGMRMAKAYGATRLMIYGDSNLVVQQTMKTCDAISDTMIAYRDMYNTLEGNFDGCRLAHVSRASNKEADHLANLGSTRATVPPRVFLEIIHQRSIKEKSTVISVKKSSNSELLTDSTVSPNNPAVEQVEDGAVEVMAIEPTWMKPTEARRIMQRSKAFAVINGELYKRSVSGISQRCIAPEEGHDILLDIHQGTCGHHAGSKTIAAKAFRAGFYWPTALLDTQAIVSKCEACQMFATKPHAPASELKTIPIVRPFAQWGLDMVGPLRRSRHVGHRFLLVAVDKFSKWIEAMTIASATSTTAIQFFRSIVFHFGVPHSIITDNGSNFKAADFQEFCEQMGIRIN, from the coding sequence ATGACAGCCCGGAAGCTGGAACACTACTTTCAGCAACACTCGATCGTCGTAGTGAGTGAGGCTCCACTCGCCAACATTCTCAATAACCCAGAGGCAACTGGACGGGTCGCCCAATGGGGAATCGAGTTTTTGCCCAGGAATATCACATACGAGCGTCGGAAAGCAATCAAGTCGCAAGTACTGCCAGTTTTCATCGCCGAGTGGACCAAGATGCAGACTCCAAGCCCGCCCGATTTGTCGAGTGCCTGGACCATGTACTTCGATGGATCCAAACAGGCAGAAGGTGCAGGGGCAAGAGTAATACTGATCTCGCCAAAAGGGGAGAGGATGCGCTATGTTTTTCAGATACACTTTCGCAACGCCTCCAACAACGAAGTTGAGTATGAGGCCTTGTTGCATGGCATGCGGATGGCAAAAGCATATGGCGCTACTCGTCTAATGATCTATGGTGACTCCAACTTGGTTGTGCAACAAACAATGAAGACCTGTGACGCAATATCGGACACCATGATCGCCTACCGTGATATGTACAACACATTGGAGGGTAATTTTGACGGTTGTAGGCTCGCGCATGTCAGCCGAGCCAGTAATAAAGAGGCTGATCATTTGGCCAACCTGGGATCCACACGGGCAACAGTTCCGCCTAGAGTTTTTCTGGAGATCATTCATCAACGATCCATCAAAGAGAAGAGCACGGTGATTTCAGTCAAAAAGTCGTCCAACTCAGAGCTTCTAACCGACTCAACAGTTTCACCCAACAACCCCGCAGTCGAACAAGTAGAAGACGGCGCAGTCGAAGTCATGGCGATTGAACCAACATGGATGAAGCCAACCGAAGCTAGAAGGATTATGCAGCGATCGAAAGCTTTCGCAGTAATCAACGGCGAGCTGTACAAACGCAGTGTCTCTGGCATTTCTCAGAGATGTATTGCACCAGAAGAAGGACATGATATCCTCCTAGATATCCATCAGGGCACGTGCGGGCACCACGCTGGAAGCAAAACAATCGCCGCCAAAGCCTTCAGAGCCGggttctactggcccacggccctacTTGACACTCAGGCTATCGTCAGCAAGTGCGAGGCATGTCAAATGTTCGCCACGAAGCCGCATGCCCCAGCTTCTGAACTCAAGACAATTCCCATCGTCAGGCCTTTTGCGCAATGGGGACTCGACATGGTAGGCCCGTTGAGGAGGTCGCGCCATGTAGGACATCGTTTTCTGCTAGTCGCGGTGGACAAATtttcgaagtggatcgaggccATGACAATCGCAAGTGCCACATCTACAACGGCTATTCAATTCTTCAGATCCATCGTTTTCCATTTTGGTGTGCCTCACAGCATTATCACAGACAATGGAAGCAACTTCAAGGCAGCCGACTTTCAAGAGTTTTGCGAGCAGATGGGGATCCGAATCAACTAA